The following coding sequences lie in one Aspergillus puulaauensis MK2 DNA, chromosome 3, nearly complete sequence genomic window:
- a CDS encoding glycoside hydrolase family 55 protein (COG:S;~EggNog:ENOG410PHH9;~InterPro:IPR012334,IPR011050,IPR024535;~SECRETED:SignalP(1-28);~antiSMASH:Cluster_3.8), giving the protein MVRIQFLRVLGACTLLQAFTSLVSDVDGLATPRKEESPSIFYSRGEFGSHHSLLNEATEESIDDAREVVRIAIDTMTKLNKARLDNPIHDTHRLHSGANLTRRNDRGYPPLLQITEEVAHAAALVAEADTASKLAAGSATLATRAEGTFWMKDIRRQGTVPWGDDAQYKVFRNVVDDYHADPTGATDSTAAIQAAINDGNRCGAGCNGSTRKNAIANDWPTIKAASSFVGLGVLSTNKYVGGTGPDGGDAEYYVNTARFYSQIRNIRIDITSTDPNAYVCAIHYQIAQATSLQEVELIATTGTTQQGIFSENGSGGIMSDITFRGGNFGFYGGNQQFSAYRMTFIGCSTAVQIIWDWAWVWKSLHIQGADVGFRLINSDGGGNIGSVSFVDSIFADVTTAIILAPASATPGSGTTGLILDNTRIDGPIVDTAGTTYLGAGYYDNWVLGATYTGGTRSWTSGASLSYPREESLLGKRVSGLNDLPYFERKKNQYADRSIGDFVQLKSLGARGDGVTDDTAAIQRAFNDYGDGNKIIFVDAGTYILTDTVVLPKDAKIHGEAWSQFAAFGNSFSDASNPRVMLQIGNRGDVGTVEMQDLILTTKGGTAGVVLMQWNVKAASPGSAALWDVHVRIGGATGTSLTPQECPALTGGTNPASCQAASLMLHLTPEASGYFENMWLWVADHMIEFTINSDPDLDDAYNNMAQVSVYVARGMLIESTSATWLYGTSSEHSVFYQYNFHRARNIFTTIIQTEPPYYQPNPRPPAPFNNQVGLYDSDPAYSCSGGSFNGCDEAWAVIITESQNINIGSAGTYSWFSSYTQDCIDRHACQETLWRLDNNYDNVRLQHIIAIGAKYILVSDGQGILSTDNLGVTTHPAWAQVSIFDVPSRGQAPLNVSSRLL; this is encoded by the exons ATTGCCATAGATACAATGACAAAGCTCAACAAAGCCCGCCTCGACAACCCAATTCATGATACGCACAGGCTGCATTCAGGTGCAAACCTTACCCGAAGAAATGATCGTGGTTATCCTCCTCTACTTCAGATTACCGAAGAAGTCGCGCATGCTGCAGCTCTTGTCGCAGAGGCAGATACGGCAAGCAAATTGGCTGCTGGATCCGCTACACTGGCCACTCGAGCAGAAGGGACGTTCTGGATGAAGGACATCAGACGCCAGGGAACTGTTCCTTGGGGTGATGATGCACAGTATAAA GTCTTCCGAAATGTCGTTGATGACTACCATGCTGATCCAACTGGAGCAACGGATTCCACTGCCGCCATCCAAGCCGCCATCAACGACGGTAACCGTTGCGGCGCAGGATGCAACGGATCAACCAGAAAAAATGCTATC GCAAACGATTGGCCGACCATCAAAGCAGCGAGCAGTTTCGTAGGCCTGGGAGTACTCTCAACTAACAAGTATGTGGGTGGTACTGGGCCTGATGGCGGTGATGCCGAATACTATGTCAACACCGCACGGTTCTACAGCCAAATTCGCAACATCCGTATCGATATCACATCCACGGACCCAAATGCGTATGTCTGTGCCATCCACTACCAGATAGCACAAGCTACTAGTCTGCAGGAAGTGGAGTTAATTGCTACGACTGGGACCACACAACAAGGGATAT TCTCAGAGAATGGAAGTGGGGGCATCATGTCCGACATCACATTTCGGGGTGGTAATTTTGGCTTCT ATGGTGGAAACCAACAGTTTAGTGCTTATCGAATGACCTTTATTGGCTGTTCGACGGCCGTTCAAATTATCTGGGATTGGGCCTGGGTCTGGAAATCCCTCCACATCCAAGGTGCTGATGTTGGATTTCGTCTTATCAATAGCGATGGTGGCGGCAATATTGGTTCTGTGTCCTTCGTTGACTCCATATTCGCTGATGTGACTACCGCCATAATCTTAGCACCCGCATCTGCAACTCCTGGTTCTGGTACCACCGGTTTGATCTTGGATAATACTAGGATCGATGGACCCATCGTGGATACTGCTGGTACGACGTATTTGGGGGCCGGATATTATGACAATTGGGTCCTCGGCGCTACATACACAGGTGGGACACGATCTTGGACATCAGGGGCTTCTCTTTCATATCCTCGAGAAGAATCACTACTCGGGAAGAGGGTTTCTGGCCTAAATGATCTGCCATATTTCGAGCGAAAGAAAAACCAGTACGCAGATAGGTCCATCGGTGATTTTGTCCAGCTTAAATCCCTCGGTGCCAGAG GTGATGGTGTCACGGATGATACGGCTGCCATCCAACGCGCATTTAACGACTACGGGGATGGAAACAAAATTATATTCGTGGATGCTGGCACTTATATACTGACTGATACAGTGGTACTTCCTAAAGACGCTAAAATTCATGGAGAAGCATGGTCACAATTTGCTGCTTTTGGGAACTCGTTCTCCGATGCAAG TAACCCACGGGTGATGCTCCAGATCGGTAATAGAGGGGATGTCGGTACTGTAGAAATGCAGGACTTAATTTTAACGACGAAAGGTGGCACGGCCGGGGTGGTATTGATGCAGTGGAATGTTAAAGCAGCTAGCCCAGGGTCTGCTGCACTATGGG ATGTTCATGTTCGCATTGGGGGTGCTACTGGAACTTCTCTAACTCCACAAGAATGTCCCGCCTTGACAGGTGGAACGAATCCGGCATCTTGCCAGGCGGCAAGTCTCATGCTTCACCTTACGCCGGAGGCCTCAGGATATTTTGAAAATATGTGGCTCTGGGTGGCTGACCACATGATAGA GTTTACCATCAACAGTGACCCTGACCTCGATGATGCTTACAATAATATG GCTCAGGTTAGTGTATATGTCGCCCGTGGAATGTTGATCGAAAGTACCTCTGCTACTTGGCTCTATGGCACATCCTCAGAGCACAGCGTCTTCTATCAATACAATTTCCACCGCGCCCGTAATATCTTCACCACCATAATTCAAACAGAACCACCCTACTACCAGCCCAACCCTagaccaccagcaccattTAATAACCAAGTCGGTCTTTATGATTCGGATCCAGCTTATAGCTGCAGCGGTGGAAGTTTCAACGGCTGCGACGAGGCCTGGGCAGTCATCATCACGGAGAGCCAAAATATCAACATTGGCAGCGCGGGTACATACTCCTGGTTTAGCTCTTACACTCAAGACTGCATCGACCGTCATGCTTGCCAGGAGACCTTGTGGCGCCTGGACAACAATTACGATAATGTCCGTTTACAGCATATTATCGCTATTGGAGCGAAGTATATTTTGGTGTCTGATGGTCAGGGGATTTTGTCTACTGATAACCTGGGAGTCACGACTCATCCAGCGTGGGCTCAGGTATCAATATTCGATGTCCCCTCTCGTGGCCAAGCACCGCTGAATGTCTCTTCTCGGCTGCTTTAA